From Candidatus Poribacteria bacterium, a single genomic window includes:
- a CDS encoding site-specific DNA-methyltransferase, with protein sequence MKENTFTNTVIVGDTTKVLPELMKSKKQYHIIIADPPYNIGKDFGNNSASMPMDDYVAWAELWIKDCLHLLTDDGLLYLYGFPEIIARISVRFPINEQRWLAWHYTNKTVPSLKFWQRSHETILCLWKPNTERPGLEIDPIREPYTASFLKNAAGKERKNTPSRYGRSGKTTIYQAHENGALPRDVIKIPALAGGAGRAERWFVCKTCGSQIYPPEHLSEHRGHDVLKHPTQKPMELTRRLIRSRINGDGGRVLIPFAGSGSECVVAQSLGVEYLGIEINPEFVDFAKQWLGYDAEQLVWVREADSVPINA encoded by the coding sequence ATGAAGGAAAATACATTCACCAATACAGTCATAGTTGGAGATACAACAAAGGTCTTACCAGAGCTGATGAAAAGCAAAAAGCAATACCATATAATTATTGCAGACCCGCCGTACAATATCGGTAAGGATTTCGGTAATAATAGTGCCTCTATGCCAATGGATGACTACGTAGCATGGGCAGAATTATGGATAAAAGACTGTTTGCATCTTTTGACAGATGATGGTTTGCTTTATCTTTATGGGTTTCCCGAAATTATTGCAAGAATTTCTGTCCGCTTTCCCATCAACGAGCAACGTTGGCTGGCATGGCATTACACCAACAAAACAGTTCCGTCCCTCAAATTTTGGCAAAGGTCCCATGAAACAATATTATGTCTTTGGAAGCCGAACACCGAGCGCCCAGGCCTGGAAATAGACCCAATTAGAGAGCCTTATACTGCAAGTTTCTTAAAAAACGCAGCGGGAAAAGAACGCAAAAACACCCCTTCTCGTTATGGAAGATCCGGCAAAACAACCATTTATCAGGCACATGAGAATGGGGCTTTACCCAGAGATGTTATTAAAATTCCAGCTTTGGCAGGGGGAGCGGGGCGTGCTGAAAGATGGTTTGTTTGTAAAACTTGTGGATCTCAAATTTATCCACCTGAACATTTATCTGAGCACCGCGGACACGATGTCCTAAAGCATCCAACCCAAAAGCCTATGGAATTAACCAGACGGCTTATCCGGTCTCGTATCAACGGAGATGGCGGCAGGGTCCTTATCCCGTTCGCAGGTTCGGGTTCAGAATGCGTCGTGGCTCAGTCATTAGGTGTTGAATATCTCGGTATAGAAATAAATCCTGAATTTGTTGATTTTGCAAAACAGTGGCTCGGATACGATGCCGAACAACTGGTATGGGTAAGGGAGGCTGACAGTGTACCGATTAACGCCTAG